Proteins encoded together in one Pseudomonas arsenicoxydans window:
- a CDS encoding virulence factor SrfB encodes MLPEVTQFEDTVTLVSDTGIQFMDFALRLDPRKEPAGEFAPMISGLICRLSYNEEKDFFFYEPEPEKVEKAKPAFSVDMKSSLELLDGVWLPTPFFRFMPPHRFDEGPTNWSRMRLVKLATPDIDGNTHRLTMAFDSRVMPKRDGTAYLAPNEEDISSGVSFKLATKASETRWFLAQPWVNEWLLEVFNEGNAHRSRAELDTDIRANYHLAHYLNLLSLLSTPSAAQQSTVRAKVEIPELKVVANDSNGLVKPIPVDLVLDVGNSRTCGILIENHGQAGSGLKQNYVLELRDLITPEHTYNLPFESRVEFAQAYFGKDHCSVKSGRHDAFQWATIARVGNEASRLASRRRGTEGSTGLSSPKRYLWDENAYGHGWRFNCSYIKTDSEPYATAAPFSHLINETGEALYSLEEDDRLPVFMPRYSRSSLMTFMLAEVLAQALSQINSPAQRSRQGHTRVPRQLNSITLTVPPGMPQAERSILNERMLQAIGLVWKSLGWHTGEEDPHLDQAVSPRTPIPSIRVEWDEASCGQLVYLYTEVNENFAGHPEEFFDTIARPDKTDRERITLATIDIGGGTTDLVITDYRLDRAGNTGSGSNVHIVPEQRFRDGFKVAGDDILLDVIQDFILPSFEKALQNAGVKAPDSLMSRLCGDESVSAQDMILRQQLNLQVFVPLGLALLKAYEHYDPQVPQEVTPQSYRQLLGDNAISQTVLDYVNAAVRRDVGGQSGFDLYAAPISFDLQKLHAAFLNDQINITKILGALCEVVAHYPCDVLLLTGRPSRLPGIQAFIRKVLPLPPGRILALQNYRTGGWYPFHKNGRIDDPKSTASVGAMLCLLCANHSVPNFYFRASALKPYSTVKHIGVIDLNNVIKDADVLYRDIQSEDYKIKLPEIGVGEAADTPQLEMRGDLRLGFRQLAADRWAASPLYTLRFTKAGREKFSRAVGENGSAPLLKVRFEVKPADKYTRKQDLVSDRLSVRNIESNCNNVNFNPRSDLELELNTMLDAGLSETKYWLDSGSVKRK; translated from the coding sequence ATGTTGCCTGAAGTCACCCAATTCGAAGACACCGTCACGCTGGTCAGCGACACCGGCATCCAGTTCATGGATTTCGCCCTGCGCCTGGATCCTCGCAAAGAACCGGCGGGCGAGTTCGCGCCGATGATCAGCGGGTTGATCTGCCGCCTGTCGTACAACGAAGAGAAAGACTTCTTTTTCTACGAGCCGGAGCCGGAAAAGGTCGAGAAGGCCAAACCTGCGTTCAGCGTCGACATGAAAAGCAGCCTCGAGCTACTCGATGGTGTCTGGCTGCCGACCCCGTTTTTCCGTTTCATGCCACCGCACCGCTTCGACGAAGGCCCGACCAACTGGTCGCGCATGCGCCTGGTCAAACTGGCGACACCCGACATTGACGGCAACACCCACCGCCTGACGATGGCCTTCGACAGCCGCGTGATGCCCAAGCGTGACGGCACTGCTTACCTGGCGCCAAACGAAGAAGACATCAGCTCCGGCGTGTCCTTCAAATTGGCGACGAAGGCCAGCGAAACCCGTTGGTTCCTGGCCCAGCCGTGGGTCAACGAGTGGCTGTTGGAAGTGTTCAACGAGGGCAATGCCCACCGCTCGCGCGCAGAGCTGGACACCGATATCCGCGCCAATTATCACTTGGCGCACTACCTCAACTTGCTCAGCCTGTTGAGCACGCCGTCAGCTGCCCAGCAATCAACGGTTCGTGCAAAAGTTGAAATCCCCGAACTGAAAGTAGTCGCCAACGACAGCAATGGCCTGGTCAAACCGATTCCGGTGGACCTGGTGCTGGACGTCGGCAACTCGCGCACCTGCGGCATCCTGATCGAAAACCACGGTCAGGCCGGCTCCGGGCTGAAGCAGAACTACGTGCTGGAACTGCGCGATCTGATCACCCCTGAGCACACCTATAACCTGCCGTTCGAAAGCCGCGTCGAATTCGCCCAAGCGTATTTCGGCAAGGACCATTGCTCGGTCAAGAGCGGCCGGCACGATGCCTTCCAGTGGGCGACGATCGCCCGGGTCGGCAACGAGGCCAGCCGTCTGGCCAGCCGTCGTCGCGGCACCGAAGGCTCCACCGGCCTGTCCAGTCCGAAACGTTACTTGTGGGATGAAAACGCCTACGGCCACGGCTGGCGCTTCAACTGCTCGTACATCAAGACCGACAGCGAGCCGTACGCCACTGCCGCGCCCTTCTCGCACCTGATCAACGAAACCGGCGAGGCGCTTTACAGCCTCGAAGAAGACGATCGTCTGCCGGTGTTCATGCCGCGTTATTCGCGCAGCTCGCTGATGACCTTCATGCTCGCCGAAGTGCTGGCCCAGGCGCTGTCGCAAATCAACAGCCCGGCCCAACGCTCGCGCCAGGGTCACACCCGCGTGCCACGCCAGCTCAACAGCATCACCCTGACCGTGCCGCCGGGCATGCCCCAGGCCGAGCGCAGCATCCTCAACGAACGCATGCTGCAAGCCATCGGCCTGGTGTGGAAAAGCCTCGGCTGGCATACCGGCGAGGAAGACCCTCATTTGGATCAGGCCGTCAGCCCGCGTACGCCGATCCCGAGTATTCGCGTGGAATGGGACGAAGCCTCCTGCGGCCAGTTGGTGTACCTGTACACCGAGGTTAACGAGAATTTCGCCGGTCACCCGGAGGAGTTTTTCGACACCATCGCCCGGCCGGACAAGACCGACCGCGAACGCATCACCCTGGCGACCATCGACATCGGCGGCGGCACCACCGACCTAGTGATCACCGACTACCGCCTCGACCGCGCCGGCAACACCGGCAGCGGAAGCAACGTGCACATCGTGCCCGAGCAGCGTTTTCGCGATGGCTTCAAAGTGGCCGGTGACGACATCCTGCTGGACGTGATTCAGGACTTCATCCTGCCAAGCTTCGAAAAAGCCTTGCAGAACGCCGGAGTGAAAGCCCCGGATTCGCTGATGTCGCGGCTGTGCGGCGACGAATCGGTCAGCGCTCAGGATATGATCCTGCGCCAGCAATTGAACCTGCAGGTGTTCGTTCCGCTGGGCCTGGCGCTGCTCAAGGCGTACGAGCACTACGATCCGCAGGTCCCGCAAGAAGTCACCCCGCAAAGCTATCGCCAGTTGCTCGGTGACAACGCGATCAGCCAGACCGTGCTCGACTACGTCAACGCCGCCGTGCGCCGTGATGTCGGTGGTCAGAGCGGTTTCGACCTGTATGCCGCGCCGATCAGCTTCGACCTGCAAAAGCTCCACGCCGCGTTCCTCAACGACCAGATCAACATCACCAAGATTCTCGGTGCGCTGTGCGAAGTGGTCGCGCATTACCCGTGCGACGTCCTGCTGCTGACTGGCCGCCCTTCGCGCCTGCCCGGCATCCAGGCGTTCATTCGCAAGGTGCTGCCGCTGCCACCGGGCCGCATTCTGGCGCTGCAAAACTACCGCACCGGCGGCTGGTATCCGTTCCACAAGAACGGCCGGATCGACGATCCGAAAAGCACTGCCTCGGTTGGTGCGATGCTCTGCCTGTTGTGCGCCAACCACAGCGTGCCGAACTTCTACTTCCGTGCGTCGGCGCTCAAGCCGTATTCGACGGTCAAGCACATCGGCGTGATCGACCTGAACAACGTGATCAAGGATGCCGACGTGCTGTACCGCGACATCCAGTCCGAAGACTACAAAATCAAGCTGCCGGAAATCGGCGTGGGTGAAGCCGCCGACACGCCACAACTGGAAATGCGCGGCGATCTGCGCCTCGGTTTCCGCCAACTGGCCGCTGACCGCTGGGCCGCCTCGCCGCTGTACACCTTGCGGTTCACCAAGGCCGGTCGGGAGAAGTTCTCCCGCGCGGTGGGTGAAAACGGCAGT
- a CDS encoding SrfA family protein: MRGALLRSGKSGSFIALGETGQPVYRAALQLREAIRRKNPELVDHLAIPQSDELGNQIDWYSGLDGDVIPWSSATEEERAPARRQLEALKTALEELSQRFLVTDSGEPQQGDKAVFGKLLKRVIHFPDENFVYLVQGKPVLTFWGFEHAGNGTRDPLHCLYQVPPAFTLPPEVEPAPVVAPVVPVVARPWWRRWWWLLLLPLLLLLLWLLLGLRGCVPIPLVAVNLLPEGIVPAEKQLEEPQLPGKVTTLNGIPVNGTVVGSTTGTGTAVTGTHGVEAPAVEGNEADTAPAGVTQDPAKDPAKDPAADPAAESPTAPPENKTAPPDITSPEGEKPAAATKPGPPLSIPPDAADGAAKFLDGQFRAGAGIQDRRTGKPLRLEYQLKDGKGEVTVHQADGTKCTGPVSATMKGGSLAIDSQGQAVCGDGSTYDMPKVNCRKGATTVADCTGGYGKEQFPMSMRHVAE; the protein is encoded by the coding sequence ATGCGCGGGGCACTATTACGCAGCGGTAAGAGCGGGTCATTTATTGCCCTGGGCGAAACAGGTCAACCGGTCTACCGGGCTGCCTTGCAATTGCGCGAAGCCATTCGCCGCAAAAATCCCGAGTTGGTCGATCATCTGGCCATCCCTCAAAGCGATGAGCTCGGTAACCAGATCGACTGGTACAGCGGCCTCGACGGCGATGTAATTCCGTGGAGCAGTGCGACCGAAGAAGAACGCGCCCCTGCCCGCCGCCAACTTGAAGCGCTGAAAACCGCGCTCGAAGAGTTGAGCCAGCGTTTCCTGGTGACTGATTCCGGCGAACCGCAGCAAGGCGACAAAGCCGTGTTCGGCAAGCTACTCAAGCGCGTCATTCATTTCCCCGACGAGAATTTCGTCTACCTGGTGCAGGGCAAACCGGTGCTGACCTTTTGGGGTTTCGAGCATGCCGGTAACGGTACTCGCGATCCCCTGCACTGCCTCTATCAGGTTCCGCCCGCGTTCACGCTTCCACCTGAGGTCGAGCCCGCGCCTGTTGTTGCGCCCGTCGTGCCGGTGGTCGCCCGTCCATGGTGGCGTCGCTGGTGGTGGCTGTTACTGCTGCCACTCCTGCTGCTGCTTTTGTGGCTGTTGCTCGGTTTGCGCGGTTGCGTGCCGATTCCGTTGGTCGCGGTAAACCTGCTGCCTGAGGGCATTGTGCCGGCGGAAAAACAACTGGAAGAGCCGCAACTGCCTGGCAAGGTCACGACGTTGAATGGCATTCCAGTGAATGGCACGGTTGTGGGCTCCACTACAGGAACCGGCACCGCCGTGACCGGAACTCATGGCGTGGAAGCGCCGGCGGTCGAAGGTAACGAGGCTGACACAGCGCCCGCCGGCGTGACCCAAGACCCGGCCAAAGACCCTGCGAAAGATCCGGCAGCAGACCCGGCCGCCGAATCGCCAACCGCGCCACCCGAAAACAAAACCGCACCGCCGGATATCACATCGCCCGAGGGCGAAAAACCCGCCGCTGCCACAAAACCCGGCCCTCCCCTGAGCATTCCGCCAGACGCTGCCGACGGTGCCGCCAAGTTCCTCGACGGTCAGTTCCGCGCCGGTGCCGGTATTCAGGATCGCCGAACCGGCAAACCCCTGCGTCTGGAATACCAGCTCAAGGACGGTAAGGGCGAAGTCACCGTACACCAGGCCGACGGCACGAAATGCACCGGGCCGGTGAGCGCTACTATGAAGGGTGGCAGCCTGGCCATCGACAGTCAGGGCCAGGCCGTGTGTGGCGATGGCAGCACTTACGACATGCCCAAGGTCAACTGCCGCAAAGGGGCGACCACAGTCGCAGACTGCACCGGCGGTTATGGCAAAGAACAATTCCCCATGTCCATGCGGCACGTGGCCGAATAA
- a CDS encoding aldose 1-epimerase family protein, which translates to MNPLKLAIAFGALTAASHALAWDYVLLDSDKAPQNWQITSQQLGVKTDRPFSVTLRTLHGGRQEGVSIVDIDNGALKLSVVPTRGMNVLQASVGDVRMGWDSPVKDVVNPSFIELNGRGGLGWLEGFNELVARCGYEWVGHPGIDNGELLTLHGRAANIPASKVTLHIDEKPPYAISLRGELKEQAFKKVDFSVATELVTEPGSVAFALNDTLTNNGDYPKEYQALYHSNFSTPFLEQGARFVAPVKQVSPFNDKAKGDLPDWQTYRAPTKDYDETVYNVVPYGDAKGETLTVLHNKAGSLGVSVGFNTQQLPVFSLWKNTDTQGQGYVTGLEPGTSFSYNRRYQRPLGLVPMIGVKEQKQFQIHYSLLADKGAVDKALKRVSEIQGGRETEVRQAPLVDLTKE; encoded by the coding sequence ATGAACCCGCTTAAACTCGCTATCGCCTTCGGGGCGCTCACCGCTGCCTCTCACGCCCTGGCCTGGGATTACGTGCTGCTCGACAGCGACAAGGCTCCCCAGAATTGGCAGATCACCAGCCAACAACTCGGGGTGAAGACCGACCGACCTTTTTCCGTGACCCTTCGCACCTTGCACGGCGGTCGGCAAGAAGGCGTCAGCATCGTCGACATCGATAACGGCGCGCTGAAACTTTCGGTGGTGCCAACTCGCGGGATGAACGTGTTGCAAGCATCTGTCGGCGATGTGCGCATGGGCTGGGATTCGCCGGTCAAGGACGTGGTCAATCCGTCCTTCATCGAACTCAACGGCCGAGGCGGACTGGGCTGGCTCGAAGGCTTCAACGAACTGGTCGCCCGCTGTGGTTACGAATGGGTCGGCCACCCCGGCATCGACAACGGCGAACTCCTGACCCTGCATGGCCGCGCCGCTAACATTCCCGCCAGCAAAGTCACCCTGCACATCGACGAAAAACCACCTTATGCCATCAGCCTGCGCGGCGAGCTGAAAGAGCAGGCGTTCAAGAAAGTCGACTTCTCCGTCGCCACCGAGCTGGTCACTGAACCCGGCAGCGTCGCGTTCGCCCTCAACGACACGCTGACCAACAACGGCGACTATCCGAAGGAATACCAGGCGCTGTACCACAGCAACTTCAGCACGCCGTTCCTGGAACAGGGCGCAAGGTTTGTGGCGCCGGTGAAACAGGTGTCGCCATTCAACGACAAGGCCAAAGGGGATTTGCCGGATTGGCAGACTTACCGTGCGCCGACCAAGGACTACGACGAGACGGTTTACAACGTCGTGCCTTACGGCGACGCCAAGGGCGAAACGCTGACCGTGCTGCATAACAAGGCCGGGAGCCTTGGGGTGTCGGTTGGGTTTAATACTCAGCAGTTGCCAGTGTTTTCGTTGTGGAAGAACACCGATACGCAAGGGCAGGGGTATGTCACCGGATTGGAGCCTGGGACGAGCTTTTCCTACAACCGCCGGTATCAGCGGCCGCTGGGTCTGGTGCCGATGATTGGGGTTAAAGAGCAGAAGCAATTTCAGATTCATTACAGCCTGTTGGCAGATAAAGGGGCTGTGGATAAGGCGCTGAAGCGAGTGAGCGAGATTCAGGGTGGGCGGGAGACTGAGGTAAGGCAGGCGCCGTTGGTGGATTTGACCAAAGAGTAA
- a CDS encoding YifB family Mg chelatase-like AAA ATPase has protein sequence MSLSIVHSRAQIGVDAPAVTVEVHLANGLPSLTMVGLPEAAVKESKDRVRSAIINSGLQFPARRITLNLAPADLPKDGGRFDLAIALGILSASVQVPTLTLDDIECLGELALSGAVRAVRGVLPAALAARKAGRSLMVPRANAEEACLASGLKVFAVDHLLEAVAHFNGHTPVEPYVSNGLLYASKPYPDLNEVQGQIAAKRALLIAAAGAHNLLFSGPPGTGKTLLASRLPGLLPPLAENEALEVAAIQSVTSCVPLSHWPQRPFRQPHHSASGPALVGGGSKPQPGEITLAHHGVLFLDDLPEFDRKVLEVLREPLESGHIVISRAKDRVRFPARFQLVAAMNPCPCGYLGEPSGKCSCTPDMVQRYRNKLSGPLLDRIDLHLTVAREATALNPALKPGDDTATAAVLVADARELQNKRQGCANAFLDLPGLRRHCKLSTTDEAWLETACERLTLSLRSAHRLLKVARTLADLEQVNAITREHLAEALQYRPASA, from the coding sequence ATGTCCCTCTCCATCGTTCACAGCCGCGCCCAGATTGGCGTGGATGCGCCCGCCGTTACCGTAGAAGTCCATCTGGCCAACGGTCTGCCGTCATTGACGATGGTTGGTTTACCCGAAGCGGCAGTAAAGGAAAGCAAGGATCGGGTGCGCAGCGCGATCATCAACTCGGGTCTGCAATTCCCGGCGCGGCGCATCACGCTGAATCTCGCGCCTGCGGACTTACCGAAGGATGGCGGACGGTTTGATCTGGCAATTGCCTTGGGAATTCTGTCCGCCAGCGTGCAGGTGCCGACCTTGACGCTGGATGACATTGAATGCCTGGGAGAGCTGGCGTTGTCCGGCGCGGTACGTGCCGTGAGAGGCGTGTTGCCGGCTGCACTGGCTGCACGCAAGGCCGGGCGCTCGTTGATGGTGCCGCGGGCGAACGCCGAGGAAGCGTGCCTGGCGTCCGGCTTGAAGGTGTTTGCCGTGGACCACCTGCTGGAAGCCGTTGCGCACTTCAATGGACATACGCCGGTCGAGCCCTACGTTTCCAATGGCTTGCTCTACGCCAGCAAACCCTATCCGGACCTGAATGAGGTGCAGGGGCAAATCGCGGCCAAGCGCGCATTGCTGATTGCGGCGGCCGGGGCTCATAACCTGCTGTTTAGCGGACCGCCGGGGACCGGGAAAACGCTGTTGGCGAGTCGTTTGCCAGGTTTGCTACCTCCATTGGCCGAAAACGAGGCGCTGGAAGTCGCAGCCATTCAATCCGTCACCAGTTGCGTGCCCTTAAGCCACTGGCCGCAAAGACCCTTCCGCCAGCCCCATCACTCGGCTTCCGGCCCGGCATTGGTGGGTGGCGGATCGAAGCCGCAACCCGGCGAAATCACCCTCGCCCATCATGGCGTGCTGTTCCTCGACGACCTTCCGGAATTCGATCGCAAGGTGTTGGAGGTTTTAAGGGAGCCGCTGGAGTCCGGGCACATCGTGATTTCCCGCGCCAAGGATCGCGTGAGGTTTCCGGCGCGCTTTCAACTGGTGGCCGCGATGAACCCGTGTCCCTGTGGATATCTTGGCGAACCCAGCGGCAAATGCAGTTGCACACCGGACATGGTCCAGCGTTATCGCAACAAATTGTCGGGGCCTCTGCTGGATCGGATCGACCTGCACCTGACTGTCGCCCGAGAAGCCACGGCTCTGAATCCTGCGCTCAAACCCGGTGATGACACCGCCACTGCTGCGGTACTGGTCGCCGACGCCCGGGAGCTTCAAAACAAACGCCAAGGCTGTGCCAACGCATTCCTTGATTTGCCCGGGCTGCGTCGACACTGCAAGTTATCCACAACCGACGAGGCGTGGCTGGAAACTGCTTGCGAGCGTTTGACCTTGTCACTCAGGTCAGCCCATCGACTGCTCAAAGTCGCACGCACGCTGGCAGACCTTGAACAAGTAAATGCAATCACACGCGAGCATTTGGCGGAAGCGCTGCAATATCGGCCGGCCTCAGCGTAA
- a CDS encoding N-acetyltransferase, with protein sequence MRRKGKGTELRDQTLKSNARKLAHKTFAKDCAAQGLEIDMSVISFDPITSAAIDASHLWTEAVLYPWDSIPDWKCKDAKGFDLAIWYAQMLCGLCYATPRRSTVCIKIILLQGHPDKTHPLRGSIAQMALLAAEFYARMLGCKEIEIQDPDPNVVSYYQELGFNFDETNRLVIYVDGQ encoded by the coding sequence ATGAGAAGAAAAGGAAAAGGTACGGAACTGCGCGACCAGACTCTCAAATCGAACGCAAGGAAGCTGGCGCACAAAACCTTCGCCAAAGACTGTGCAGCTCAAGGTCTAGAGATAGATATGTCGGTCATCAGTTTTGATCCTATTACCTCTGCTGCGATAGATGCTTCTCATCTGTGGACAGAAGCAGTCCTGTATCCATGGGATAGCATCCCGGACTGGAAGTGTAAGGACGCCAAGGGTTTCGATTTGGCGATCTGGTATGCACAAATGCTATGTGGCCTGTGCTATGCGACCCCAAGAAGAAGCACTGTTTGCATAAAGATCATCCTTTTGCAGGGGCACCCGGACAAAACCCATCCACTTCGCGGATCGATCGCTCAAATGGCGCTATTGGCGGCAGAATTTTATGCGCGGATGCTGGGGTGCAAAGAGATCGAGATACAAGATCCTGACCCTAACGTTGTCTCCTACTATCAGGAGCTCGGATTCAATTTTGACGAGACCAACCGCCTTGTCATTTACGTGGATGGCCAATAA
- a CDS encoding BRO-N domain-containing protein has protein sequence MNSDDAYLSPHVFTRHKLHLHALLIENQPWFSARDLGRLLRLFLDERAVRKLDPDQHQTAQVVIHGTLENTLLISESGVYALLVYHYCPEYRGLREWLTHDVVPALRDAQHPTATERPILSLLNWPEMSLSLLHWNNQPWIRLQDVPQMLADSERPQTVVNASWWKRASRMLQSL, from the coding sequence ATGAATAGCGATGACGCTTATTTGTCCCCCCACGTCTTCACCCGCCACAAACTCCATCTTCACGCGCTTTTGATTGAAAACCAGCCTTGGTTCAGCGCCCGAGACCTGGGTCGTCTGCTTCGCCTTTTCCTCGACGAACGCGCCGTCCGAAAACTCGATCCCGATCAACATCAAACCGCGCAAGTCGTCATCCACGGCACCCTCGAAAACACCCTGCTGATCAGCGAATCCGGCGTCTACGCCCTGCTCGTCTACCACTACTGCCCAGAATACCGAGGCCTGCGCGAATGGCTGACCCACGACGTAGTGCCAGCACTGAGAGACGCGCAACACCCCACCGCAACCGAACGCCCGATCCTGAGCCTGCTGAACTGGCCCGAGATGTCGTTGAGTTTGCTGCACTGGAATAACCAGCCGTGGATTCGGTTGCAGGATGTTCCGCAGATGCTGGCGGATAGTGAACGGCCGCAGACTGTGGTCAATGCATCGTGGTGGAAGCGTGCTTCGCGGATGTTGCAATCGCTTTAA
- a CDS encoding accessory factor UbiK family protein — protein MLAPKDFLDALTGTASRLFSGETPLPKSEIESQFKALLQSGFSKLDLVSREEFDSQMVVLARTRARLESLEVKVAELEAKLNPPAE, from the coding sequence ATGCTCGCACCCAAAGACTTCCTCGACGCCCTGACCGGCACCGCCTCACGCCTCTTCAGCGGCGAAACCCCATTGCCGAAAAGCGAAATCGAAAGCCAATTTAAGGCTTTGTTGCAGAGTGGCTTCAGCAAGCTGGATCTGGTGAGTCGTGAAGAGTTTGATAGCCAGATGGTTGTGCTGGCGCGGACCCGGGCACGGCTGGAAAGCCTCGAAGTAAAGGTCGCCGAGCTGGAAGCGAAGCTGAATCCGCCTGCCGAGTAA
- the glnK gene encoding P-II family nitrogen regulator, with translation MKLVTAIIKPFKLDDVRESLSEIGVQGITVTEVKGFGRQKGHTELYRGAEYVVDFLPKVKIDVAIDDKDLDRVIEAITKAANTGKIGDGKIFVVNLEQAIRIRTGETDTDAI, from the coding sequence ATGAAGCTAGTCACTGCCATCATCAAGCCGTTCAAACTGGACGACGTGCGCGAGTCGCTGTCCGAGATCGGCGTGCAGGGCATTACCGTTACTGAAGTCAAAGGCTTCGGTCGGCAGAAGGGTCACACCGAGCTGTACCGCGGCGCGGAGTACGTGGTCGATTTTCTGCCCAAGGTGAAGATCGATGTCGCCATTGACGACAAGGATCTGGACCGGGTTATCGAGGCGATAACCAAGGCTGCCAACACCGGCAAGATCGGTGACGGCAAGATCTTCGTGGTCAATCTGGAACAGGCGATTCGCATCCGTACCGGCGAAACCGATACCGACGCGATTTAA
- a CDS encoding ammonium transporter: MTLRKFAGLGALLSLVMPGLAMAADPAAPPVLNSGDTAWMMTSTALVLFMTIPGLALFYGGMVRSKNVLSLMMQCFAITGLVTILWFIYGYSMAFDTTGMEANVVNLNSFVGSFAKAFLAGITPASITGPTALFPEAVFVTYQMTFAIITPALIVGAFAERMKFSAMLVFMGIWFTLVYAPIAHMVWSGPGSLLGDWGVLDFAGGTVVHINAGVAGLIACLVLGKRKGFPTTPMAPHNLGYTLMGAAMLWVGWFGFNAGSAAAANGTAGMAMLVTQIATAAAALGWMFAEWITHGKPSALGIASGVVAGLVAITPAAGTVGPMGSMIIGLAAGVVCFFCATTLKRKLGYDDSLDAFGVHGIGGILGAILTGVFAAPSLGGFGTVTDIAAQVWIQCKGVGFTVIYTAIVTFIILKVLDAVMGLRITEEEEAVGIDLALHNERGYNL, from the coding sequence ATGACTCTGCGTAAATTCGCAGGGCTAGGAGCCCTGTTGTCCCTCGTAATGCCCGGCCTGGCCATGGCGGCAGATCCGGCGGCGCCTCCAGTCCTCAATTCCGGCGATACCGCCTGGATGATGACCTCGACAGCCCTTGTGCTGTTCATGACCATCCCCGGCCTCGCGCTGTTCTACGGCGGCATGGTTCGTTCCAAAAACGTTCTTTCGTTGATGATGCAATGCTTCGCCATTACCGGCCTGGTCACCATCCTGTGGTTCATTTATGGCTACAGCATGGCGTTCGATACCACGGGGATGGAAGCCAACGTCGTCAACCTCAACTCCTTTGTCGGCAGCTTTGCCAAGGCCTTCCTCGCGGGCATCACGCCTGCCAGCATTACTGGCCCGACGGCGCTGTTCCCTGAGGCGGTGTTTGTCACCTACCAGATGACGTTTGCCATCATCACTCCGGCGCTGATCGTCGGTGCGTTTGCAGAACGGATGAAGTTCTCCGCGATGCTGGTGTTCATGGGGATCTGGTTCACTCTGGTTTACGCGCCGATTGCGCACATGGTCTGGAGCGGTCCGGGTTCGCTGTTGGGCGACTGGGGCGTGCTCGACTTCGCCGGCGGCACCGTGGTGCATATCAATGCCGGTGTGGCCGGCCTGATTGCCTGCCTGGTATTGGGCAAGCGTAAAGGTTTCCCGACCACCCCGATGGCTCCGCACAACCTCGGCTATACCCTGATGGGCGCTGCGATGTTGTGGGTCGGCTGGTTCGGTTTCAACGCAGGTTCCGCTGCTGCTGCCAACGGCACGGCCGGCATGGCAATGCTTGTGACCCAGATCGCCACCGCCGCCGCTGCGCTGGGCTGGATGTTCGCCGAGTGGATCACTCACGGCAAACCAAGTGCTCTGGGTATCGCTTCGGGCGTGGTTGCCGGTCTGGTTGCGATCACCCCGGCGGCGGGTACGGTTGGCCCGATGGGCTCGATGATCATCGGCCTGGCGGCGGGCGTGGTGTGCTTCTTCTGCGCCACCACCCTGAAACGCAAACTCGGTTATGACGATTCCCTGGACGCCTTCGGTGTGCACGGTATCGGCGGCATCCTCGGCGCGATCCTGACCGGTGTGTTCGCTGCACCGTCCCTGGGTGGCTTCGGCACCGTGACCGACATCGCCGCACAAGTCTGGATTCAGTGCAAAGGCGTAGGCTTCACGGTGATCTACACCGCGATCGTCACCTTCATCATTCTCAAGGTCCTGGACGCTGTCATGGGCCTGCGAATCACGGAAGAAGAAGAGGCTGTCGGTATCGACCTGGCACTGCACAACGAACGCGGCTACAACTTGTAA
- a CDS encoding secondary thiamine-phosphate synthase enzyme YjbQ — protein sequence MWQQTLITLRARPRGFHLVTDELLAGLPEIKACRVGLLHLLLQHTSASLTINENADPAVRRDFERFFNRLIPQGTDGYEHNDEGLDDLPAHFKASVLGCQLSLPISAGRLALGTWQGVYLGEHRDFGGARKVLATVHGEEA from the coding sequence ATGTGGCAACAGACTCTGATAACCCTGCGGGCAAGGCCCCGGGGCTTTCATCTGGTAACGGACGAGTTACTCGCCGGTTTGCCTGAAATCAAGGCGTGCCGGGTCGGTCTGTTGCATTTGTTGCTACAGCATACCTCGGCGTCGTTGACCATCAACGAGAACGCCGATCCGGCGGTACGTCGCGACTTCGAACGATTTTTCAATCGTCTGATCCCACAAGGAACAGACGGCTATGAGCATAACGACGAAGGCCTGGACGACCTCCCGGCGCACTTCAAGGCCAGTGTGCTTGGCTGTCAGCTCAGTTTGCCGATTTCGGCGGGCCGACTGGCGCTGGGAACCTGGCAGGGCGTTTATCTGGGCGAGCACCGTGATTTTGGCGGTGCCCGTAAAGTCCTCGCCACCGTGCACGGTGAAGAGGCATGA